A single window of Fusobacterium periodonticum 1_1_41FAA DNA harbors:
- a CDS encoding tripartite tricarboxylate transporter substrate binding protein, with the protein MKKKFLAVLTLLLSLLLVACGGEKKTAEANPDAYPEKPVNVIIAYKAGGGTDVGARILMAEAQKNFPQTFVIVNKPGADGEIGYTELAKATPDGYTIGFINLPTFVSLPHERQTKYKIDDVEPIMNHVYDPGVLVVKADSQFNTLADFVEYAKAHPEELTISNNGAGASNHIGAAHFAKEAGIQVTHVPFGGSTDMISALRGGHVNATVAKISEVASLVKSGELRLLASFTDKRLEGFEDVPTLTESGYPVIFGSARAIVAPKGTPKEIIQKLHDVLKAALESPDNIEKSKNASLPLLYMSPEELAQYIKDQETYIIETVPTLGIK; encoded by the coding sequence ATGAAAAAGAAATTTTTAGCAGTATTAACTTTATTGCTTTCTCTACTTTTAGTAGCTTGTGGTGGAGAAAAGAAAACAGCTGAGGCTAACCCAGACGCTTATCCTGAAAAGCCTGTAAACGTAATTATAGCTTACAAAGCAGGTGGAGGAACTGACGTTGGTGCTCGTATATTAATGGCAGAAGCTCAAAAGAACTTCCCTCAAACATTTGTTATTGTTAACAAGCCAGGTGCAGATGGAGAAATCGGATATACTGAATTAGCAAAAGCTACTCCAGATGGATATACAATTGGATTTATTAACTTACCAACTTTCGTAAGTCTTCCTCATGAAAGACAAACAAAGTACAAAATTGATGATGTAGAACCTATCATGAACCATGTTTATGATCCAGGTGTATTAGTTGTTAAAGCTGATAGCCAATTCAACACTTTAGCTGATTTCGTTGAATATGCAAAAGCTCATCCAGAAGAATTAACTATTTCTAACAATGGTGCAGGAGCTTCTAACCACATTGGTGCAGCTCACTTTGCAAAAGAAGCTGGAATTCAAGTAACTCACGTTCCATTCGGTGGAAGTACAGATATGATTTCTGCTTTACGTGGTGGACACGTTAATGCAACAGTTGCAAAAATCAGTGAAGTTGCAAGTTTAGTAAAATCTGGTGAATTAAGATTATTAGCTTCTTTCACAGATAAAAGATTAGAAGGTTTTGAAGATGTTCCGACTTTAACTGAAAGTGGATATCCTGTAATATTTGGTTCAGCTCGTGCTATTGTTGCTCCTAAAGGAACTCCAAAAGAAATCATCCAAAAATTACATGATGTTTTAAAAGCAGCTTTAGAATCTCCAGATAATATTGAAAAATCTAAAAATGCTAGTCTACCTTTACTATATATGTCACCTGAAGAATTAGCTCAATATATTAAAGATCAAGAAACATATATTATAGAAACTGTTCCTACTTTAGGAATAAAATAA
- a CDS encoding TlpA family protein disulfide reductase, with the protein MKKIIFILLLSILSLTSFAIPLNNMDKAGNVTLPNIELVDQYGKKHNLQDYKGKVIMINFWVSWCSDCKEEMPKVVELYKEYGENKKDLIILGVASPISKKYPNNKDRIGKKELLKYIADNKYIFPSLIDETGKTFAEYEIEEYPSTFIINENGHLRAYIKGAISKEELKQNIDKVLNSIQK; encoded by the coding sequence ATGAAAAAAATAATTTTTATATTATTATTGTCTATTTTATCTTTAACAAGTTTTGCAATACCATTAAATAATATGGATAAAGCTGGTAATGTTACTTTACCTAATATAGAACTTGTTGACCAATATGGAAAAAAACACAATTTACAAGATTACAAAGGTAAAGTTATTATGATTAATTTTTGGGTAAGTTGGTGTAGTGATTGTAAGGAAGAAATGCCAAAAGTTGTTGAACTATATAAAGAATATGGTGAAAACAAAAAAGATTTAATTATTCTTGGAGTTGCAAGTCCTATATCTAAGAAATATCCAAATAATAAAGATAGAATAGGAAAAAAAGAATTATTAAAATATATAGCGGATAATAAGTATATTTTTCCAAGTTTAATCGATGAAACAGGAAAAACTTTTGCTGAATACGAAATTGAAGAATATCCTTCAACATTTATTATAAATGAAAATGGACATCTAAGAGCTTATATAAAAGGAGCTATTTCAAAAGAAGAATTAAAACAAAATATTGATAAAGTTTTAAATTCTATACAGAAGTAA
- a CDS encoding TonB-dependent receptor, with product MSKKILLLTAFLIGSAILKAEDTIELGTTNVKAKGFYRSQMKENSGKVIITQEEIQKKDYASVSSIFEDAPVTVVHHTAFGPVVDLRGSGERTISRVKVMLNGVPINPLEESMGSIPFDAIPIDSIGAVEITPGSGTTLYGGGTTGGVINIITKSNKQNDYIVLNAGGSSYSTYTAGGAGGINITENLFMNVGEYYRNGKGYRDGEKTERTNFLGGFDYQMTPNQRIRLQTNLYRDNIDSSTELKKVDLEKDRTAAGEKTRTEIDRRGYSLDYINTPTDNLKFTLNLNGAEFDRDVYQHGKQDLFVFPQVMHDFYIGKARLAVRNTETDLKGTFDEKVRGLKVQGEWKYKDKKAKLIFGYEYKKHELDREADMQQAEYFYKDMGLVPIGNQESAVQEGRKHQFESWRDHFAYDAYGKAIEGKNYTEAQKKAILKEQKERADILIGQVLGDTKTASHIISGSRVDKETHALYLLNEYPLTDKLVFKAGARWEHSTYGGTRYNDVKVLFSDISGAFQSALAWGFDISDEEQKGMMNGTVTSLEKDVSYKTMNTRASSDDFGGEVGFTYQYSPKTSFYFRYERGFVSPSPSQLTNRDFLTGVYYPSNVKSEKVDTLEVGTKQFVGNNSFFAATIFASITHDEITLIDYNGNNPMNKRWAYTNLAETNRYGIELQGQHWFGKLKIRESFTYINARIGKDSAYRDYLHSQYSQLDPNSYQNKVVPYKKGDKVPLVSDIKITFGADYQWTPSFTTGATYTYVSGYEMKAPQESFEISSFKTKGYGVLDIYGKYNISENASVRFGVNNVLGEKYNLREDSKYAVPAPERSYFIGLNYRF from the coding sequence ATGTCAAAGAAGATATTGTTATTGACAGCATTCCTAATAGGAAGTGCAATATTAAAGGCAGAAGATACAATAGAACTTGGGACAACTAATGTGAAAGCAAAGGGATTTTATCGTTCACAGATGAAGGAGAACAGTGGAAAAGTAATAATAACACAAGAAGAGATTCAGAAAAAAGACTATGCAAGTGTAAGTTCAATTTTTGAAGATGCACCTGTTACAGTTGTTCATCATACAGCATTTGGACCCGTTGTAGATTTAAGAGGAAGTGGAGAAAGAACAATAAGTCGTGTAAAAGTTATGTTAAATGGAGTTCCAATAAATCCTCTTGAAGAATCTATGGGTTCAATTCCTTTTGATGCGATTCCTATTGATTCTATTGGAGCTGTAGAAATTACTCCAGGAAGTGGAACAACTTTATATGGTGGAGGAACAACAGGAGGAGTAATCAATATAATTACTAAAAGTAATAAACAAAATGATTACATAGTTTTAAATGCTGGAGGAAGTTCATACTCTACATATACTGCTGGAGGTGCAGGTGGAATAAATATCACCGAAAATCTTTTTATGAATGTAGGAGAATATTACAGAAATGGAAAAGGATACAGAGATGGAGAAAAAACTGAAAGAACAAATTTCTTAGGTGGTTTTGATTATCAAATGACTCCAAACCAAAGAATTCGTTTACAGACAAATTTATATAGAGACAATATAGATAGTTCAACAGAATTAAAAAAAGTAGATTTAGAAAAAGATAGAACAGCAGCAGGAGAAAAAACAAGAACAGAAATAGATAGAAGAGGTTATTCTTTAGATTACATCAATACTCCTACTGATAATTTAAAGTTCACTTTAAATCTTAATGGAGCAGAATTTGATAGAGATGTTTATCAACATGGAAAACAAGATTTATTTGTATTTCCACAAGTTATGCATGATTTTTATATAGGGAAAGCAAGACTTGCTGTAAGAAATACAGAGACAGATTTAAAAGGAACATTTGATGAAAAAGTAAGAGGATTAAAAGTACAAGGGGAATGGAAATACAAAGACAAGAAAGCTAAATTAATTTTTGGTTATGAGTATAAAAAGCATGAATTAGATAGAGAAGCAGATATGCAACAAGCTGAATATTTCTATAAAGATATGGGCTTAGTTCCTATTGGAAATCAAGAAAGTGCTGTTCAAGAAGGTAGAAAACATCAATTTGAAAGTTGGCGTGATCACTTTGCTTATGATGCTTATGGAAAGGCAATAGAAGGAAAGAATTATACAGAAGCACAAAAAAAAGCTATCTTAAAAGAACAGAAAGAAAGGGCAGATATTTTAATAGGACAAGTATTAGGAGATACAAAAACTGCCTCTCATATAATATCAGGTTCTAGAGTAGATAAAGAAACTCATGCTTTATATCTATTAAATGAATATCCATTAACAGATAAATTGGTATTTAAAGCAGGTGCTCGTTGGGAGCATTCTACTTATGGTGGAACTAGATATAATGATGTAAAAGTTTTATTTTCTGATATAAGTGGTGCTTTTCAATCTGCACTTGCTTGGGGCTTTGATATTTCAGATGAAGAACAAAAAGGAATGATGAATGGTACTGTTACAAGTTTAGAAAAGGATGTATCATACAAAACTATGAATACAAGGGCTAGTTCAGATGACTTTGGTGGAGAAGTAGGTTTCACATATCAATACAGTCCTAAAACAAGTTTCTATTTCCGTTATGAAAGAGGTTTCGTTTCACCTTCACCTTCTCAATTAACAAATAGGGATTTCTTAACAGGTGTATATTATCCAAGTAATGTAAAATCAGAAAAAGTTGATACACTTGAAGTAGGAACAAAGCAATTTGTAGGAAATAATAGTTTTTTTGCAGCAACAATTTTTGCTTCAATAACACATGATGAAATAACATTAATAGATTACAATGGCAATAACCCTATGAACAAACGTTGGGCATATACTAATTTAGCTGAAACTAATCGTTATGGTATAGAATTACAAGGGCAACATTGGTTTGGAAAATTAAAAATAAGAGAATCCTTTACATATATCAATGCTAGAATAGGAAAAGACTCAGCATATAGAGATTATTTACATTCCCAATATTCTCAACTAGATCCTAACTCTTATCAAAATAAGGTTGTTCCATATAAAAAGGGAGATAAAGTTCCATTGGTATCAGATATAAAAATAACTTTTGGAGCAGACTATCAATGGACTCCATCTTTTACTACAGGAGCAACTTATACTTATGTAAGTGGATATGAAATGAAAGCACCACAAGAAAGCTTTGAAATAAGCTCTTTCAAAACAAAAGGCTATGGAGTTTTAGATATTTATGGAAAATATAATATATCAGAAAATGCTTCAGTTCGTTTTGGAGTAAATAATGTATTAGGAGAAAAATATAATTTAAGAGAAGATTCAAAATATGCAGTTCCTGCTCCAGAAAGAAGCTATTTTATAGGACTTAATTATAGATTTTAG
- a CDS encoding toxin-antitoxin system YwqK family antitoxin, whose amino-acid sequence MKKLLIGLFLVSSVLAFSQRVVKGSQAYDEKGVVYIQGEKTPYTGVLQNINEKGILESEAEYKDGKMNGFSKLYYPNGKLQSEATFKDNVQDRLQKDYFEDGKVKLEIPYKNGKVEGTAKEFYPNGKLFVEATYKNGIKDGYEKSYYETGALQSEKIIKNGKMDGFSKLYYPNGKLGSEATFKADVQVGVQKDYYESGKLKAEVPYKNGKVDGVAKAYDETGKVIEQATFKNGEQVK is encoded by the coding sequence ATGAAAAAATTATTAATAGGATTATTTTTAGTGAGTTCAGTATTAGCTTTTTCACAAAGAGTTGTAAAAGGAAGTCAAGCTTATGATGAAAAAGGAGTAGTCTATATTCAAGGAGAAAAAACTCCTTATACAGGTGTACTTCAAAATATTAATGAAAAAGGTATTTTAGAAAGTGAAGCTGAATATAAAGATGGTAAGATGAATGGTTTTTCAAAGTTGTACTATCCAAATGGAAAATTACAAAGTGAAGCAACATTTAAAGATAATGTACAAGATAGATTACAAAAAGATTACTTTGAAGATGGTAAAGTAAAATTAGAAATTCCATATAAAAATGGTAAAGTAGAAGGTACTGCAAAAGAATTTTATCCAAATGGAAAGCTTTTTGTAGAAGCTACTTATAAAAATGGAATAAAAGATGGTTATGAAAAAAGTTACTATGAAACAGGAGCTTTACAATCAGAAAAAATTATAAAAAATGGTAAAATGGATGGATTCTCAAAATTATATTACCCAAATGGAAAATTAGGAAGTGAAGCAACATTTAAAGCTGATGTACAAGTAGGAGTACAAAAAGATTATTATGAAAGTGGAAAATTAAAAGCAGAAGTTCCATATAAAAATGGAAAAGTAGATGGTGTAGCTAAGGCATATGATGAAACTGGTAAGGTAATTGAACAAGCAACATTTAAAAATGGAGAACAAGTAAAATAA
- a CDS encoding toxin-antitoxin system YwqK family antitoxin, with the protein MKRFLILLFSLFSIFTYGANSVNEVEVNKYIREKLDRDKTITFTTKLNKTNNTLEGYSDEGVLCAITPLDKQPDMINLLQVKSTISEKNGKLKPVYEIRNNNNQLLVRSEYDLNKPINIFKTELFLAYFHGQVPFNSEVEDLIKSINSIKSEINYLDTNSKGYQNYVINHKTNKIRIEDKTTGPLVVTNFDIKTLNGTREFYHDNGKLKISHSLKNGVPNGEFKGYYENGKLLVKATLVNGDFSGVVTEYNEDGSIAGTYDAKDFDLDDLAK; encoded by the coding sequence ATGAAGAGATTTTTAATATTATTATTTAGTCTATTTAGTATTTTTACTTATGGAGCTAACAGTGTAAATGAGGTTGAAGTTAACAAGTATATCAGAGAAAAATTAGATAGAGATAAGACAATTACTTTTACTACTAAGTTAAATAAAACTAATAACACTTTAGAAGGTTATAGCGATGAAGGAGTACTTTGTGCTATTACTCCTTTAGATAAACAACCTGATATGATTAATTTGCTTCAAGTAAAATCAACAATTTCTGAAAAAAATGGGAAATTAAAACCAGTCTATGAAATTCGTAACAATAATAATCAATTACTTGTAAGAAGTGAATATGACTTGAATAAACCAATAAATATATTTAAAACAGAATTATTCCTTGCATATTTCCATGGACAAGTTCCTTTTAATTCTGAAGTTGAAGATCTTATAAAGAGTATTAATAGTATAAAATCAGAAATTAACTATCTTGATACTAATAGTAAAGGTTATCAAAATTATGTAATTAATCACAAGACTAATAAAATTAGAATAGAAGATAAAACAACAGGACCTCTAGTAGTTACAAATTTTGATATCAAAACTTTAAATGGAACTAGAGAATTTTATCATGATAATGGAAAATTAAAAATTTCTCACTCTTTAAAAAATGGTGTTCCTAATGGAGAATTTAAAGGATATTATGAAAATGGTAAACTACTTGTAAAAGCAACTCTTGTAAATGGCGATTTCTCAGGGGTAGTTACAGAATATAATGAAGATGGTAGTATAGCCGGAACATATGATGCTAAAGACTTTGATTTAGATGATTTAGCTAAATAA
- a CDS encoding autotransporter outer membrane beta-barrel domain-containing protein yields MSKKLTMLAIFLISLSSYSEIRIKENDIYKDSLKNQSNIRLVGDPVHTGYGVKTGVIFDFMKKSEDTKTQPDIITNKNISLKDAKFALIGDISNYPNSHRVGIVENSKITFEKGKDYNIKDNPSSEFGNTMEIKFGKVILKNSQIIDEDKATNIEIYNDPNGPEYGGELFAQKNPKNLTGLSIERDLLTAHGVYDLKLNGDIKLAITTVNPSNQRGPSLYYGEGATPVLKFGKNTRSKFRSLEAFAMPGFDAKGMVYGDVRDEHVIFDEGSEVEMQDFSAASVNVRFNGGKVKIHSTVNYLNYETKIFENTASIVKGKAVFDLKGGSIENAESANFFTASDRSESLAHHLIDLEMLPESKVDVGMILNGNDYDNEDPAKIMTTTLKPEEDRAPFRLQFDNNTKLYLKYVNEADLTMKQGSHLYMYREGEENQKLSSTNKPNQVEMRGKLKLENTNLHFRINMKEQLSDKMIVENNTISGTGGTIYVKNSGSTDTNGREKVVLIQAKKGVDSGVKFKLANNVEIGAYEYVLDNSLVGSGRDYYLIGEKAHIIPDVPSNVKNDVPTLLKPGNIKTQKGVSGNSINLQNSNLEISPINSKTYTAELTGGNINLTNSTLLVEEGRGLKLKNTPITIKDSAMLINTKDTNSGVKIDAETSTGTILKVERTSANANANHRDLFVNGTFKVIGNKTSPNAITLGKNTVTQIYNPKGDTALDLRNTSMKIEDGAKLYLDGKRALNSKNSNISGKGVFHIKGDMIHEGDNGVNLTLENGSFIESSSIQFDESNVGSSLRFKAGSELRLNNLSNAKMTFDKGSRVYLYTSEQEAEEIKKEGTDKNIAKIKNNANTITFTGEVEMNDVDIYTRVNLKDNLGDNIVIDGDKGLLKGKGATLHLRNTGSLEVDNISRSIRFFTGKLANGFTWKIAHPLEVGAYVYDTTLSQIKDEKGITRVIFNLQEKRRRKAKLTSTAMGFMENTYADYFQELGTVDEVFKGMNDIEFSKKDSVWAKVGGTTLETKEGFKSNAKSVFVGFDRQLGQVEDLHAGIFVGNTSSSKKYDVYNGDGKSEIFHGGLYLSYRNMLGNGDFILKYSKGKTEYGVLDTVGDKISNKYDYSSKMAAFRFGRKFYPFSKENLYIEPAIQVSYGEIDNINSTASNGLKTRVKTIRTWTTGGDVKLGFKKNNLNTYVKAGISKEFLGDTDFLFNTQGDERKQVDNGIVTLGAGLEYRIGEHSVSVEVVRKESNLLKDFYQASIGYQYKF; encoded by the coding sequence ATGAGTAAAAAATTAACTATGTTAGCAATATTTCTTATTTCATTATCTTCATATAGTGAAATAAGAATTAAAGAAAATGATATATATAAAGATTCTTTAAAAAATCAAAGTAATATAAGATTAGTAGGGGATCCTGTTCATACTGGTTATGGAGTAAAAACTGGTGTCATTTTTGACTTTATGAAAAAATCAGAGGATACAAAAACTCAACCAGATATAATAACAAATAAAAATATTTCGCTTAAAGATGCTAAATTTGCTTTAATTGGGGATATATCAAATTATCCTAATTCACACAGAGTAGGAATAGTAGAAAATAGTAAAATTACTTTTGAAAAGGGGAAAGATTATAATATTAAAGATAATCCCTCTTCTGAGTTCGGAAATACAATGGAAATAAAATTTGGTAAAGTAATACTTAAGAATAGCCAAATTATAGATGAAGATAAAGCTACTAACATTGAAATTTATAATGATCCTAATGGACCAGAATATGGTGGAGAGTTATTTGCTCAAAAAAACCCTAAAAATTTAACAGGTTTAAGTATAGAAAGAGATTTACTAACAGCACATGGAGTTTATGATTTAAAATTAAATGGAGATATAAAATTAGCTATTACAACTGTAAATCCTTCAAATCAAAGAGGACCTAGTCTATATTATGGAGAAGGAGCAACACCAGTATTAAAATTTGGAAAGAATACTAGAAGTAAATTTAGAAGTTTAGAAGCTTTTGCTATGCCTGGTTTTGATGCTAAGGGAATGGTTTATGGAGATGTAAGAGATGAACATGTTATATTTGATGAAGGTAGTGAAGTAGAAATGCAAGATTTCTCAGCTGCTTCTGTAAATGTAAGATTTAATGGTGGAAAAGTAAAAATTCATAGTACTGTAAATTATTTAAATTATGAAACAAAAATTTTTGAAAATACAGCTAGCATTGTAAAAGGAAAAGCAGTTTTTGATTTAAAAGGTGGTTCCATAGAAAATGCTGAAAGTGCAAACTTTTTTACAGCTAGTGATAGAAGTGAATCGTTGGCTCACCACTTAATTGATTTAGAAATGTTACCAGAAAGTAAAGTAGATGTTGGAATGATATTAAATGGTAATGACTATGATAATGAAGATCCTGCAAAAATAATGACAACTACTTTAAAACCAGAAGAAGATAGGGCTCCTTTTCGTTTACAATTTGATAATAATACAAAACTATATCTTAAATATGTAAATGAAGCTGACTTAACAATGAAACAAGGAAGCCATTTATATATGTATAGAGAAGGAGAAGAAAATCAAAAACTTAGTTCAACTAATAAACCTAATCAAGTTGAAATGAGAGGAAAACTAAAACTTGAAAATACAAATCTTCATTTTAGAATAAATATGAAAGAGCAATTGTCAGATAAAATGATAGTAGAAAATAATACAATTTCAGGTACAGGTGGAACTATATATGTTAAAAATAGTGGTTCAACTGATACAAATGGAAGAGAAAAAGTAGTATTAATTCAAGCTAAAAAAGGTGTTGATAGTGGAGTTAAATTTAAACTTGCTAATAATGTTGAAATTGGAGCTTATGAGTATGTCTTAGATAATTCATTGGTAGGTTCTGGTAGAGATTATTATTTAATAGGAGAAAAAGCTCATATAATTCCTGATGTTCCAAGTAATGTTAAAAATGATGTTCCTACACTATTAAAACCTGGAAATATAAAAACTCAAAAAGGAGTTTCTGGAAATTCTATAAATCTTCAAAATAGTAATTTAGAAATTTCCCCAATAAACTCTAAAACATATACTGCTGAATTAACAGGAGGAAATATTAATTTAACAAATAGTACATTATTGGTTGAAGAAGGTAGAGGATTGAAATTAAAGAATACTCCTATTACTATAAAAGATTCTGCTATGCTTATCAATACAAAGGATACTAATTCAGGAGTAAAAATAGATGCTGAAACTTCAACAGGTACTATTTTAAAAGTTGAAAGAACAAGTGCCAATGCAAATGCTAATCATAGAGATTTATTTGTAAATGGAACTTTTAAAGTTATTGGAAATAAAACAAGTCCTAATGCTATTACATTAGGAAAAAATACTGTAACTCAAATATATAATCCAAAAGGTGATACAGCTCTAGATTTAAGAAATACAAGTATGAAAATAGAAGATGGAGCTAAGTTATATTTAGATGGAAAAAGAGCATTAAATTCTAAAAACTCTAATATTTCTGGAAAGGGAGTTTTCCATATAAAAGGTGATATGATACATGAAGGAGATAATGGAGTAAACTTGACTCTTGAAAATGGCTCATTTATAGAAAGTTCATCTATACAATTTGATGAATCTAATGTAGGAAGTAGTTTAAGATTTAAAGCAGGTAGTGAATTAAGATTAAATAATCTTTCTAATGCTAAAATGACTTTTGATAAAGGAAGTAGAGTTTATTTATACACTTCAGAACAAGAAGCAGAAGAAATAAAAAAAGAAGGAACTGATAAGAATATAGCCAAAATAAAAAATAATGCAAATACTATTACTTTTACAGGCGAAGTTGAAATGAATGATGTAGATATTTACACTCGTGTAAATTTAAAAGACAACCTAGGAGACAATATAGTAATAGATGGTGATAAGGGTCTTTTAAAAGGAAAAGGAGCAACTTTACATCTTCGTAATACAGGTTCTTTGGAAGTTGATAATATAAGTAGAAGTATTAGATTTTTTACAGGTAAACTAGCAAATGGATTTACTTGGAAAATTGCTCATCCATTAGAAGTCGGTGCTTATGTCTATGATACAACTTTAAGTCAAATAAAAGATGAAAAAGGTATCACAAGAGTTATATTTAATTTACAAGAAAAAAGAAGAAGAAAAGCAAAATTAACCTCTACTGCTATGGGATTTATGGAAAATACCTATGCTGATTATTTTCAAGAATTAGGAACAGTAGATGAGGTATTTAAAGGAATGAATGATATAGAATTTAGTAAGAAAGATTCTGTGTGGGCAAAAGTTGGAGGAACAACATTAGAAACAAAAGAAGGGTTTAAATCTAATGCAAAATCTGTGTTTGTTGGTTTTGATAGACAATTAGGTCAAGTCGAAGATTTACATGCTGGAATATTTGTTGGTAATACTTCAAGTAGTAAAAAATATGATGTATACAATGGAGATGGAAAATCTGAAATATTCCATGGAGGACTTTATCTTTCATATAGAAACATGTTAGGAAATGGAGATTTTATCTTAAAATATTCAAAAGGAAAAACAGAATATGGTGTATTGGATACTGTTGGAGATAAGATTTCTAATAAATATGATTACAGTTCTAAGATGGCAGCCTTTAGATTTGGAAGAAAATTTTATCCATTCTCAAAAGAAAATTTGTATATTGAGCCTGCTATTCAAGTAAGTTATGGAGAAATTGATAATATTAACTCAACCGCAAGTAATGGTTTAAAAACAAGGGTAAAAACTATCCGTACTTGGACAACTGGTGGAGATGTAAAATTAGGATTTAAGAAAAATAACTTAAATACTTATGTAAAAGCAGGAATCTCTAAGGAGTTTCTAGGAGATACAGATTTCTTGTTCAATACTCAAGGTGATGAAAGAAAACAGGTTGACAATGGTATAGTTACTTTGGGAGCAGGATTAGAATATCGTATAGGTGAACATAGTGTCTCAGTGGAAGTTGTAAGAAAAGAATCAAATCTATTAAAAGATTTCTATCAAGCTTCTATTGGATATCAATATAAATTTTAA
- a CDS encoding tripartite tricarboxylate transporter TctB family protein, whose product MRKYDKFLTIGLFILEAFYFFLIKQLPEKAARYPYFVLGLMVFLTLLLAINTFIIKPKNEAEKEDDQFKGILYGQFFLIIALSAVYIVLIDIIGFFVTTAIYLFVTMLALKSNIKWSIVVSILFPIFLYLIFVSFLKVPVPRGFLL is encoded by the coding sequence ATGAGAAAATATGATAAATTTTTAACAATAGGTTTATTTATTTTGGAAGCATTTTATTTCTTTTTAATAAAACAACTTCCAGAAAAAGCAGCAAGATATCCTTATTTTGTATTAGGTCTAATGGTATTTTTAACTTTACTTTTAGCTATAAATACTTTTATTATCAAGCCTAAAAATGAGGCTGAAAAAGAAGATGATCAATTTAAAGGTATTTTATATGGTCAATTCTTCCTTATAATTGCATTATCTGCTGTATATATAGTTTTAATTGATATAATTGGTTTCTTTGTTACAACTGCAATTTACCTTTTTGTAACTATGCTAGCATTGAAGAGCAATATTAAATGGAGTATTGTTGTAAGTATACTTTTCCCAATATTCCTATATTTAATATTCGTGTCATTCTTAAAAGTCCCTGTACCAAGAGGATTTTTACTATAA